DNA sequence from the Tissierella sp. MB52-C2 genome:
TTACTGAAAATATGGAGTTTATAGCGTGTTGTACCATAAGTTCCGGCATTACCTTCCAAGCTTCCCTTGCTGTAGCATTGGCATTGTGTGCCCCATCAATCTGTGCAATGTCTGCCCAAGTCATTACCCTTTTAGCCTCAGCAGCATCTACAAAGGATCTTACCATATTTATATTTCTATATAGAACATTATACTGTGGATCCTGATGTGCTCCATTTACTCCTTCCTCTGCAAACATTACAGCAATCTCTGGACCTGCTACACCAGATACATAGGAGTGATAATTTATAGGTCTGCCCACTTCATCTTCTATGAAATCTAAAGCTTTTCTCTGAGCTCTAACTTGTTTTCTTGAAATAGGAATTCCACCTACTCCCTGTGGAGTTCCTTCTATAAGGCTTTCAAAATGTGACTGTCCAGCAGTTCTTATAACCATTATATGATCTGCTCCATGCCATGCTGCCATTCTCATTCTTCTAATATCATCTTCAAATCTTCCAGAAGCTATCTCCGTTGTAATTACAGCTTTAGGTTGTGGATCTATGGAATCAAAATATTTAGCTGCTGGAAGTGGTTGGCTATTTTCAAGGGGTTCAGACATATCATAGTATTCAAATTTACCTATTTGTCTATTTTCCTCAGTTCCTTCTCTCCAGTGCCATCCCCTTCTTCTTGGGGTATATTTATCTATATCCTTTAATATAAAATCTATATCTAATTTTTCATTGTGCTTTAATTTCATTAATTCACACCTCCTTTAAATAAGGAAACTGCATCTTCCCACATTTCACCTTGGGCTAATTTTAGCCCTACTTCTCTTATTTCCATATTCTTTTCTTTAGAAAGCTTATAAACAATATGACCTGCACCTTTACCAAGTATTCCTCTATCTATGGCTCCATCTACTATTGTTTTAGCTTCTAAGCTTGAAAAACCCATTCTTAAAAGCACTGATCTCTCTATTGATGGAGAAGTGTTTTTATATGCTAAATCAATTA
Encoded proteins:
- a CDS encoding ornithine aminomutase subunit alpha, which translates into the protein MKRVDDYQERRKHLANLSEEELEARFWQLAEKIVEPIIDLAYKNTSPSIERSVLLRMGFSSLEAKTIVDGAIDRGILGKGAGHIVYKLSKEKNMEIREVGLKLAQGEMWEDAVSLFKGGVN